In Nitrospira sp., one genomic interval encodes:
- a CDS encoding sugar kinase, whose translation MGKLLVVGSVALDTVKTPFGEVAEVLGGSATYFSTAASYFTAVNLIAVVGEDFPEQHVAFLKSRNIDLAGLERRPGKTFRWKGAYSHQLNEAQTLDTRLNVFETFRPQIPPQYASPEVLFLGNIDPELQLDVLQQVKRPPLVACDTMNFWINGKRDALWKVLEHIDILIINDGEARALGEDANLVKVAKKILARGPKHLIIKRGEYGVLMFNDRQVFGAPAFPLDEVRDPTGAGDTFAGGFLGYLAATGNRSAEAMRQAIIFGSVMASFTVEAFSLDRLRILDYKEIEARFKEFKRLTHFEDLNA comes from the coding sequence ATGGGTAAGTTGCTGGTAGTCGGATCGGTGGCATTGGACACGGTCAAAACACCCTTCGGCGAGGTGGCCGAAGTGCTCGGCGGATCCGCCACCTATTTTTCCACCGCCGCGAGTTACTTCACTGCGGTCAATCTCATTGCCGTCGTTGGAGAAGACTTCCCCGAGCAGCATGTCGCGTTCCTCAAGAGCCGTAACATCGACCTCGCGGGCCTGGAGCGGCGGCCCGGCAAGACCTTTCGCTGGAAGGGTGCCTATTCCCATCAGTTGAACGAAGCGCAGACGCTGGACACTCGCCTGAATGTGTTCGAAACGTTTCGGCCCCAAATTCCCCCGCAATACGCCTCGCCCGAGGTGCTCTTTCTCGGCAACATCGATCCGGAGTTGCAGCTTGACGTGCTGCAGCAGGTCAAGCGTCCTCCCTTGGTGGCCTGCGATACGATGAATTTCTGGATCAACGGAAAACGGGATGCCCTGTGGAAAGTGCTGGAGCACATCGATATTTTGATCATCAACGATGGGGAGGCCCGGGCCTTGGGAGAAGATGCCAATTTGGTGAAGGTGGCGAAGAAAATTCTCGCGCGCGGCCCCAAACATCTCATCATCAAGCGGGGAGAATATGGTGTCCTGATGTTCAATGACAGGCAGGTCTTCGGTGCACCGGCCTTTCCTCTGGATGAAGTCCGCGATCCCACCGGCGCGGGCGACACCTTCGCAGGCGGGTTTCTCGGCTATCTGGCGGCGACGGGAAACCGTTCGGCGGAAGCGATGCGACAGGCCATCATCTTCGGCAGCGTTATGGCCTCCTTTACCGTAGAAGCCTTTAGCCTTGACCGATTGCGGATCCTGGATTACAAAGAGATTGAAGCCCGCTTCAAAGAATTCAAACGACTCACCCATTTCGAGGACCTCAACGCGTGA
- a CDS encoding cytochrome c — MKNPVASTPESVAKGKALYEGKGTCFNCHGKEGKGDGPAGAILNPSPRNFTNCKFHKKRKDGELFWVIKNGSPGTGMVSLVPAAITEEEAWTIINYERSFCKGGEE; from the coding sequence ATGAAGAACCCGGTTGCGTCAACCCCTGAGAGCGTTGCCAAGGGCAAGGCTCTGTACGAGGGGAAGGGCACCTGCTTCAACTGCCATGGCAAGGAAGGAAAGGGCGACGGTCCTGCCGGCGCCATCCTGAATCCGAGCCCACGCAACTTCACCAACTGCAAGTTCCACAAGAAGCGGAAAGACGGCGAGCTCTTCTGGGTCATCAAGAACGGCAGCCCCGGCACGGGCATGGTGTCGCTGGTTCCTGCCGCCATCACTGAAGAAGAAGCTTGGACGATCATCAACTACGAGCGGAGCTTCTGCAAGGGCGGAGAAGAGTAG
- the mtnP gene encoding S-methyl-5'-thioadenosine phosphorylase: MAGKQQADRATIGIIGGSGLYDIEGLQKVREVRVRTPFGPPSDAIVTGLLGSVPVAFLARHGRGHRFSPSTINYRANVYALKSLGVTHVISVSAVGSMKETIHPGAVVLPDQFLDLTKRRPSTFFDDGIVAHVGFGDPVCAALADELDRAGRALGATLHRNGTYVCMEGPQFSTKAESRLYRQWGVDVIGMTNMPEAKLAREAEMCYATVALVTDYDCWHETEEAVTVEAILETLHKNVELAKQLLKAVVPALNPDRSCGCRQALRNAIVTAPNRISAATKRRVNLLIAPYIRTRKGTR, encoded by the coding sequence ATGGCAGGAAAACAGCAAGCCGATCGGGCGACGATCGGCATCATCGGCGGCAGCGGATTGTATGACATCGAGGGGCTGCAGAAAGTCCGTGAGGTCCGCGTGCGCACTCCGTTCGGGCCTCCATCGGATGCGATCGTGACCGGCTTGCTCGGGTCGGTTCCCGTCGCGTTCTTGGCCAGGCATGGCCGTGGGCATCGGTTCAGCCCCAGTACGATCAATTACCGCGCCAATGTCTATGCGCTCAAATCGCTTGGGGTGACCCACGTGATTTCGGTCAGCGCGGTGGGCAGCATGAAGGAAACGATCCATCCCGGGGCGGTGGTGTTGCCGGATCAGTTTCTCGATCTGACCAAGCGGCGCCCGTCGACGTTCTTCGATGACGGAATCGTCGCCCATGTCGGTTTCGGCGATCCGGTCTGCGCGGCCTTGGCCGATGAATTGGACCGGGCAGGACGAGCGTTGGGGGCGACGCTCCACCGGAATGGAACCTACGTCTGCATGGAAGGGCCCCAGTTTTCCACCAAGGCGGAGTCTCGATTGTACCGTCAGTGGGGCGTGGATGTGATCGGGATGACCAACATGCCGGAAGCCAAGCTCGCCCGGGAAGCCGAGATGTGTTACGCAACGGTGGCGTTGGTGACCGACTACGATTGCTGGCACGAGACGGAAGAGGCGGTCACGGTCGAAGCGATTCTGGAGACGCTCCATAAGAACGTGGAATTGGCAAAACAGTTGTTGAAAGCCGTCGTGCCCGCGTTGAATCCCGATCGCTCTTGTGGCTGCCGCCAGGCGTTACGCAATGCCATTGTGACCGCGCCGAATCGCATCTCGGCGGCCACGAAGCGGCGAGTAAACCTCTTGATTGCGCCCTATATTCGGACGCGGAAAGGAACACGGTGA
- a CDS encoding tetratricopeptide repeat protein, with translation MRLRGHQGGGGWLLLAVGLLSFSACANEENLRKSKGFYQEGVARLSSDQQQAYVSFQKAVKLNPDNKEAHYGLGHIYAMQGRFKLAEESFRDAIRVDGDYAEAYTYLGQVLANQGRWKDAIAAYRQALSNPLYPTPDLARFQLGKALRHEGDLQGAMETLEDATTVTPPNVPPALLQLELGRVYHDLGFDDKAREALSKVSALDKGGEQAAAAQELLGKLKP, from the coding sequence ATGCGGCTCCGTGGACATCAAGGGGGGGGAGGCTGGTTGCTTCTGGCGGTCGGCCTGTTGTCGTTCTCCGCTTGCGCCAACGAAGAGAATCTCCGCAAGTCCAAAGGGTTCTACCAAGAGGGTGTGGCGCGGTTGAGTTCCGATCAGCAACAGGCGTATGTGTCCTTTCAAAAGGCCGTCAAGCTGAATCCGGACAACAAGGAAGCGCACTACGGACTCGGGCATATTTATGCCATGCAGGGGCGGTTCAAGCTGGCGGAAGAATCGTTTCGTGACGCCATCCGGGTCGACGGCGACTATGCCGAAGCGTATACATATCTCGGGCAAGTACTGGCGAATCAAGGACGATGGAAAGACGCGATCGCAGCCTACCGACAGGCGTTGAGCAATCCCTTGTATCCGACACCCGACTTGGCGCGGTTCCAGCTGGGAAAAGCCTTGAGGCACGAGGGGGATCTGCAAGGGGCGATGGAAACTCTGGAGGATGCTACGACCGTGACCCCACCGAATGTGCCCCCGGCACTGCTGCAGCTGGAGCTCGGGCGTGTGTACCACGACCTCGGTTTTGACGACAAAGCACGAGAAGCCCTGTCCAAAGTGTCGGCGTTGGACAAGGGCGGAGAACAAGCGGCTGCGGCACAAGAGCTGCTCGGTAAGCTCAAACCATAG
- the mutL gene encoding DNA mismatch repair endonuclease MutL has product MDRVGNLRKIHLLPSDVIGRIAAGEVVERPAAVVKELIENSLDAGSSTITVEVKDGGLSLIRVIDDGEGMSRPDACVAFERHATSKLQSDHQLAAIRTMGFRGEALPSIAAVSKVRLTTMPRPEPLGTQLWLEGGTLDRVEDVAAAPGTTVEVAELFYNTPARKKFLKSTTTEFSHLSHTVQQAALAWPQVHVRLIHNGYDVFDFPAVSSHRDRVLQVHRAAFGDRALPVEAERGGLSVKGFIIDPVRARAGRTPQELFVNRRPIKNATVQHAVIDGYSSFLAKGHVPLFVLFLEVEPQRVDVNVHPTKREVRFADSESVHQLVRSAVRHALGRIQVVASTAAAAHLHPHVRTAPFPPIGVEVGGGTDGERTAGASAGPAPEQTSFVGEGAVAYDLAEAVEVVALGQMSRTFLIAQVGTELQVVDQHTAHERVLFERLWRAWQGRSIASQPLLLPEPLELPVQQALILQRHLPELERLGLLIEPFGPASFLIRSLPILLGHTDLAALVQDLVEDLEQWDSISSLEYKVKPVLASLACHGAVRAGRAMALPEIKQLVQDWVAEGLIMTCPHGRRTAFRLSAEELARLFDRA; this is encoded by the coding sequence ATGGACCGAGTCGGTAATCTCCGAAAAATCCACCTCCTCCCGAGCGACGTGATCGGTCGGATTGCGGCCGGCGAGGTCGTAGAGCGGCCAGCCGCCGTGGTGAAGGAGTTAATCGAAAACAGTCTCGATGCGGGGAGTAGTACCATTACCGTCGAGGTCAAGGACGGGGGGCTCAGCCTTATTCGCGTTATCGATGACGGTGAGGGGATGTCACGTCCCGACGCCTGTGTGGCGTTCGAACGGCATGCCACCAGTAAATTGCAGTCCGATCACCAACTGGCCGCGATTCGAACCATGGGCTTTCGCGGTGAGGCGCTTCCCAGCATTGCGGCGGTCTCAAAGGTGCGGCTCACGACCATGCCTCGGCCGGAGCCGCTAGGGACGCAATTGTGGCTGGAAGGTGGGACCCTTGATCGGGTCGAAGACGTTGCCGCAGCGCCCGGTACGACGGTCGAGGTTGCCGAGCTGTTCTACAATACGCCGGCTCGTAAGAAGTTTCTCAAGTCGACGACCACGGAATTTTCCCATCTCAGCCACACCGTCCAGCAGGCCGCGCTGGCTTGGCCGCAGGTCCATGTGCGACTGATCCATAACGGATATGATGTCTTCGATTTTCCGGCTGTCTCTTCGCACCGTGATCGGGTCTTGCAGGTCCACCGTGCTGCATTCGGGGACCGAGCGTTACCGGTTGAGGCGGAGCGTGGTGGTCTCTCGGTCAAGGGCTTCATCATCGATCCCGTGCGAGCCCGTGCCGGACGGACGCCGCAGGAACTGTTCGTCAATCGCCGGCCGATCAAGAACGCTACGGTCCAACATGCCGTGATCGATGGGTATAGCTCCTTCCTTGCCAAAGGACATGTTCCACTCTTCGTGCTGTTCCTTGAGGTGGAGCCGCAACGCGTGGATGTGAACGTGCACCCGACGAAACGCGAAGTGCGGTTTGCCGACTCCGAGAGCGTCCATCAGCTGGTACGCTCGGCAGTGCGGCATGCCTTGGGACGGATTCAAGTGGTGGCGTCCACTGCCGCCGCCGCGCATCTCCATCCCCATGTCCGGACCGCACCGTTCCCTCCCATCGGGGTGGAGGTAGGAGGGGGGACAGATGGAGAGCGGACGGCCGGAGCCTCGGCGGGGCCTGCTCCCGAGCAGACCTCGTTTGTGGGAGAGGGCGCAGTGGCCTACGATCTGGCCGAAGCGGTGGAGGTTGTGGCCTTGGGCCAGATGAGCCGTACGTTCTTGATCGCTCAGGTTGGAACGGAGCTTCAGGTGGTCGATCAACATACGGCGCACGAGCGGGTCCTGTTCGAACGGTTATGGCGTGCATGGCAGGGACGCAGCATAGCCTCGCAGCCGCTGCTGTTGCCGGAACCGCTGGAATTGCCGGTGCAGCAGGCCCTCATCCTCCAACGGCACCTGCCAGAATTGGAGCGCCTCGGCCTCCTGATCGAGCCGTTTGGCCCGGCGTCGTTCTTGATTCGCAGCCTACCCATTCTCTTGGGTCATACCGACCTGGCTGCGCTCGTGCAAGATCTTGTGGAAGACCTCGAACAGTGGGATTCGATCTCGTCGCTGGAATACAAAGTGAAGCCAGTCCTTGCATCGCTGGCCTGTCATGGGGCCGTCCGGGCAGGTCGTGCCATGGCGCTTCCCGAGATCAAGCAACTGGTACAGGACTGGGTGGCGGAAGGTCTCATCATGACCTGTCCGCATGGGCGTCGCACCGCGTTCCGGCTCTCGGCCGAGGAACTGGCCCGTCTATTCGATCGTGCGTAG
- the miaA gene encoding tRNA (adenosine(37)-N6)-dimethylallyltransferase MiaA: protein MVRLSPQALASRPLIVLVGPTAVGKSEIAVSLARALDTEVLTADSRQVYRSMDIATDKPLPRQQQGIPHRLIDLVNPDEPFNAGDYRRWALREIERLYRDGRIPLIVGGTGLYIRALVRGLCEAPPSDQAYRASLVLEAKTRGHRFLYDELMAVDPDLASRLHPHDEAKIVRALEVHHLSGRRLSEVQQGHQFSGEAFTTLMIGLIRDRALLYRRIDERVDTMFARGLVEETSRLLAKGYGRELGAMKGLGYRQVAGYLAGEYGREEAVRLLKRDTRHFAKRQMTWFRKEPGLRWWPLEPEEPVEAVAGRLLETIEAFLGELERPQPAAAS from the coding sequence ATGGTCCGGCTGTCACCACAGGCCCTGGCATCACGGCCCTTGATCGTATTGGTCGGTCCGACGGCCGTAGGGAAGTCCGAAATTGCGGTCTCGCTGGCTCGAGCCCTGGATACAGAGGTGCTGACGGCCGACTCTCGCCAGGTCTACCGCAGCATGGACATTGCCACCGACAAGCCTTTACCGCGCCAGCAACAGGGCATCCCCCACCGGCTCATCGATTTGGTAAATCCCGATGAACCATTTAACGCCGGAGACTACCGCCGGTGGGCGTTGCGGGAGATCGAGCGACTCTACCGAGACGGTCGCATTCCCCTGATCGTGGGCGGGACCGGTCTCTATATTCGGGCGCTTGTGCGCGGGCTCTGCGAGGCTCCACCGTCGGATCAGGCCTATCGGGCTTCGCTGGTGCTGGAAGCGAAGACGAGAGGGCACCGATTTCTCTACGACGAGTTGATGGCGGTGGATCCTGATCTGGCGTCCCGTCTCCACCCTCATGATGAGGCCAAGATCGTGCGCGCCCTGGAAGTGCATCATCTGTCGGGACGGCGTTTATCGGAAGTTCAGCAAGGCCATCAGTTTTCGGGAGAGGCCTTTACGACCCTGATGATCGGGTTGATCCGCGATCGTGCCTTACTCTATCGCCGTATCGATGAACGGGTCGACACGATGTTCGCGCGGGGGCTGGTGGAGGAAACATCCCGACTTCTGGCGAAGGGGTATGGACGTGAGTTGGGTGCGATGAAGGGGTTGGGGTACCGTCAAGTCGCAGGGTACTTGGCAGGCGAGTACGGCCGCGAGGAGGCGGTCCGTCTGTTGAAGCGAGACACGCGCCACTTTGCAAAGCGCCAGATGACCTGGTTCCGAAAAGAGCCTGGTCTGCGTTGGTGGCCGCTCGAACCGGAGGAGCCGGTCGAGGCCGTGGCAGGGCGTCTCCTTGAGACCATTGAAGCCTTTCTGGGCGAGTTGGAGCGACCGCAACCGGCTGCCGCCTCCTGA
- a CDS encoding helix-turn-helix domain-containing protein, giving the protein MESVGEFFRQVRETKGLTVDEVASKTRIRADFVKALEEGNFAKLPDQVFARGFVRSYARSLGLDEEDAIHRFAQSAGAFYEKQGERERLRQRQVEEERRRKANRKAVGIAIAVAIVTLVFLLSREQTSTFVRRAATDAPPLGKKSAPFAREPQEPAARPESDIPLPPPLGGKSVESTHASQAKPMQPVQEKVAAPAPTVAAKPPMQAEITPAPAASSAGSDGPLAGLSVDGPVGSDGPLVLDLDATELSWVVVQVDAGNPQEALLRPGERAQWKAQDQFTVTLGNAGGVRAELNGKPQKPFGPSGKVVRDVVLKR; this is encoded by the coding sequence ATGGAATCAGTGGGCGAATTTTTTCGGCAGGTGCGCGAAACCAAAGGGTTAACGGTCGACGAAGTCGCTTCGAAGACCCGCATCCGGGCGGACTTCGTCAAGGCACTTGAGGAGGGCAACTTCGCCAAATTGCCGGATCAAGTCTTCGCCCGCGGGTTCGTGCGGTCCTATGCGCGGTCGCTTGGGCTGGATGAAGAAGATGCCATTCACCGATTCGCACAATCCGCGGGGGCCTTTTACGAAAAACAAGGTGAACGGGAACGGTTGCGCCAACGCCAAGTCGAAGAGGAGCGCCGTCGTAAAGCGAATCGGAAGGCCGTCGGGATTGCGATTGCTGTTGCGATCGTGACGTTGGTTTTCCTGCTGAGTCGCGAGCAGACTTCGACGTTCGTGCGTCGTGCAGCCACTGATGCGCCGCCGCTCGGAAAGAAGAGCGCGCCATTTGCCCGGGAGCCGCAAGAGCCTGCCGCGCGTCCCGAGTCGGATATCCCCCTGCCTCCGCCATTGGGGGGGAAATCGGTTGAGTCGACCCATGCGAGTCAGGCAAAGCCGATGCAACCGGTTCAGGAAAAGGTGGCGGCTCCCGCTCCGACTGTTGCCGCAAAGCCTCCGATGCAGGCGGAGATCACTCCGGCTCCGGCCGCTTCATCGGCGGGATCCGATGGCCCCCTCGCAGGGTTGTCTGTCGACGGTCCGGTCGGCTCAGACGGACCACTGGTCCTCGATCTGGATGCGACGGAGCTGAGCTGGGTCGTGGTGCAAGTCGATGCCGGAAACCCTCAAGAGGCGTTGCTGCGTCCGGGGGAGCGTGCGCAGTGGAAAGCGCAGGATCAATTTACGGTCACCCTGGGCAATGCCGGGGGTGTTCGTGCCGAATTGAACGGCAAGCCGCAGAAACCATTCGGCCCGAGTGGGAAAGTCGTGCGAGATGTCGTGCTGAAACGCTGA
- a CDS encoding carbamoyltransferase yields MESQSDRFLPGADVAPAQVEGERYRKEWGIATASADRLPPCEGSFILRAIMLVLGLANMRDAAAALLSDGQIAAAAEEERFVREKHVTALPVQAIRYCLREAGCSLRDVDAIVVPWKYWVVGRRLRLALTAMARSPALFRVKGRRTYERFRGEWVELFRLRQELRRRVESGGPRPLFLDHHLCHAASSFLVSPHDRAAILVVDGASEADTALLAIGEGTRISVLDRVPLPHSLGQFYAAMTAFLGFRPDYDEYIVMGLAASGDPIFAEALRREVLRLLPHGRFELNTRVLDFHLARAGLFTEAFTRLFGPPRRPMDPLTQRHRDVAASAQVVLEEALLHLGRHLRTITRAESLCLAGGVAYNCAVNGRLRAELGFREVYVPPAAGDAGAALGAAVWWTARRKGTRTSMPSAFWGPHFNAADCQAALVRAGLIAEPLSEPDLSHRVATELARGRLVFWFQGRMEWGPRALGNRSLLADPRREDMRELINSKVKQREAFRPFAPSVLAERATELFELPGPSEFMQFTVRVKASAKGLIPAVTHVDGTARVQTVTREANPRFHALLTAFDHLTGVPVLLNTSFNVQEPIVCTPEDAVRCFLRTRVEWLVLGTLLVGRPSRPSTVTHAC; encoded by the coding sequence ATGGAGTCTCAAAGCGACAGGTTCCTCCCCGGAGCCGATGTTGCTCCGGCGCAAGTCGAAGGGGAACGGTACAGGAAAGAATGGGGCATTGCAACCGCGTCCGCGGATCGGTTGCCACCCTGCGAGGGCTCGTTTATCCTACGCGCCATCATGCTGGTGTTGGGCCTTGCCAATATGCGGGATGCGGCGGCTGCCTTGCTGTCCGACGGGCAGATTGCCGCGGCAGCCGAGGAAGAGCGGTTCGTTCGGGAAAAACACGTGACGGCGTTGCCCGTCCAGGCCATCCGGTATTGTCTGCGAGAGGCGGGCTGCTCCTTGCGCGACGTGGACGCGATCGTCGTGCCTTGGAAGTATTGGGTCGTGGGCCGCCGGCTGCGCCTCGCGTTGACTGCCATGGCGCGTTCGCCGGCCTTGTTTCGCGTCAAGGGCCGGCGGACGTACGAACGGTTCCGTGGGGAATGGGTCGAATTGTTCCGGCTTCGGCAGGAGTTGCGTCGACGCGTGGAATCAGGCGGGCCTCGACCCTTGTTCCTGGACCATCACCTCTGCCATGCAGCCAGTTCATTCCTGGTGTCGCCGCACGACCGTGCGGCCATTCTCGTGGTTGACGGAGCCTCGGAAGCAGATACGGCCTTGCTGGCGATCGGAGAGGGCACGCGGATCAGCGTCCTGGATCGCGTCCCGCTGCCCCATTCGCTCGGTCAATTTTATGCCGCGATGACTGCCTTCTTGGGATTTCGGCCGGACTACGATGAGTACATCGTGATGGGCCTCGCGGCGTCCGGCGATCCGATCTTCGCGGAGGCCTTGCGCCGTGAGGTGCTTCGTCTGTTGCCTCACGGGCGCTTCGAGCTGAACACGCGCGTACTCGATTTCCATCTGGCTCGAGCCGGGTTGTTCACGGAGGCGTTCACCCGTCTCTTCGGTCCACCGCGGCGTCCGATGGATCCGTTGACGCAACGCCATCGAGACGTGGCGGCCAGTGCGCAGGTCGTGTTGGAAGAGGCGCTGCTCCATTTGGGGCGCCATCTACGGACCATCACCCGGGCGGAGTCGCTGTGCCTGGCAGGCGGAGTCGCCTACAATTGTGCCGTCAACGGTCGGCTGCGCGCGGAGCTTGGATTTAGGGAGGTCTACGTGCCTCCGGCGGCTGGTGATGCGGGTGCGGCGCTGGGAGCTGCCGTCTGGTGGACCGCCAGGCGTAAGGGAACAAGAACGAGCATGCCGTCGGCGTTCTGGGGGCCGCACTTCAATGCGGCCGATTGTCAGGCGGCGTTGGTGCGGGCCGGGTTGATCGCTGAGCCGCTCTCTGAACCGGATCTCTCCCATCGCGTGGCCACGGAACTTGCGCGAGGCCGCTTGGTCTTTTGGTTCCAAGGACGCATGGAATGGGGCCCGCGTGCGCTAGGCAATCGGAGTCTACTCGCGGATCCGCGCCGCGAGGACATGCGCGAACTCATCAATAGTAAGGTGAAGCAGCGGGAAGCCTTTCGTCCCTTCGCCCCCTCCGTGTTGGCCGAGCGAGCGACGGAGTTGTTCGAGCTGCCCGGACCGTCGGAGTTCATGCAGTTCACGGTGCGAGTGAAGGCTTCGGCGAAGGGGCTGATTCCAGCGGTGACGCATGTCGACGGTACCGCACGGGTCCAGACGGTCACGCGTGAGGCCAATCCCCGCTTCCACGCACTTTTGACGGCTTTTGATCACCTCACCGGCGTGCCGGTGTTGCTCAATACTTCGTTTAATGTGCAGGAACCGATCGTGTGTACGCCTGAAGACGCCGTACGGTGTTTCTTGCGGACACGGGTCGAGTGGCTGGTGCTCGGTACCCTGCTGGTGGGGCGCCCCTCAAGACCGTCTACCGTGACCCATGCCTGTTGA